The following are encoded in a window of Pongo abelii isolate AG06213 chromosome 16, NHGRI_mPonAbe1-v2.0_pri, whole genome shotgun sequence genomic DNA:
- the ZNF280D gene encoding zinc finger protein 280D isoform X7 has protein sequence MAELFMECEEEELEPWQKKVKEVEDDDDDEPIFVGEISSSKPAISNILNRVNPSSYSRGLKNGALSRGITAAFKPTSQHYTNPTSNPVPASPINFHPESRSSDSSVIVQPFSKPGYITNSSRVVSNKSSELLFDLTQDTRLSHYQGGPTLSMAGMSESSFLSKRPSTSEVNNVNPKKPKPSESVSGANSSAVLPSVKSPSVTSSQAMLAKGTNTSSNQSKNGTPFPRACPKCNIHFNLLDPLKNHMKYCCPDMINNFLGLAKTEFSSTVNKNTTIDSEKGKLIMLVNDFYYGKHEGDVQEEQKTHTTFKCFSCLKILKNNIRFMNHMKHHLELEKQSSESWENHTTCQHCYRQFPTPFQLQCHIESTHTPHEFSTICKICELSFETEHVLLQHMKDNHKPGEMPYVCQVCNYRSSSFSDVETHFRTSHENTKNLLCPFCLKVIKIATPYMHHYMKHQKKGIHRCTKCRLQFLTCKEKMDHKTQHHRTFIKPKQLEGLPPGTKVTIRASVGPLQSGASPTPSISASASTLQLSPPRTKNITAKNPAKSNTSKPNTIKSNASKPNTSKPNGSKSKYKPNISNMQKKQSTLASSNKKSKVNTALRNLRYRRGIHKCIECCSEIKDFANHFPTYVHCSFCRYNTSCSKAYVNHMMSFHSNRPSKRFCIFKKHSENLRGITLVCLNCDFLSDVSGLDNMATHLSRHKTHTCQVVMQKD, from the exons ATGGCAGAACTGTTTATGGAATGTGAAGAAGAAGAGCTGGAACCATGgcagaagaaagtaaaagaagttgaggatgacgatgatgatgagcCAATCTTTGTTGGAGAGATATCAAGTTCAAAACCAGCAATTTCAA ATATTTTGAACAGAGTTAACCCCAGCTCATATTCAAGGGGACTAAAGAATGGTGCACTCAGTCGAG GTATTACTGCTGCATTCAAGCCTACAAGTCAACACTACACGAATCCAACATCAAATCCAGTGCCTGCCTCACCAATAAATTTTCATCCTGAGTCTAGATCTTCAGATAGTTCTGTTATTGTTCAGCCTTTTTCTAAACCT GGTTATATAACAAACTCATCACGAGTTGTGTCTAATAAGTCATCAGAGTTACTATTTGACTTGACCCAGGATACAAGATTATCACATTACCAAGGGGGACCAACACTTTCTATGGCAG GTATGAGTGAAAGTTCATTTTTATCAAAACGTCCTTCTACTTCTGAAGTAAATAATGTTAATCCAAAGAAGCCTAAGCCCAGCGAAAGTGTTTCTGGAGCAAATTCCTCAGCTGTATTACCTTCAGTTAAATCTCCTTCAGTGACTTCTTCCCAGGCTATGCTAGCAAAAG GTACAAATACCTCATCAAATCAATCTAAAAATGGAACACCTTTTCCAAGAGCTTGTCCGAAGTGCAACATTCATTTCAATCTTTTGGATCCTTTGAAAAATCACATGAAG tattGTTGTCCAGACATGATAAATAACTTTTTGGGACTGGCTAAAACAGAATTTTCAAGTAcagtaaataaaaacacaactattgattcagagaaaggaaaattgatCATGTTAGTTAATGACTTTTATTATGGAAAACATGAAGGAGATGTCCAGGAAGAACAGAAGACTCATACAACCTTTAAATGCTTCAGTTgcttgaaaattctaaaaaataacatTAG GTTTATGAACCACATGAAACACCATTTGGAACTTGAGAAGCAGAGCAGTGAGAGCTGGGAAAACCATACCACCTGCCAGCACTGCTACCGTCAGTTTCCCACACCATTTCAGTTGCAGTGTCACATCGAAAGTACACATACACCCCATGAATTTTCTA ctatttgtaaaatctgtgaacTGTCATTTGAAACAGAACATGTTCTTTTACAACATATGAAGGACAATCATAAACCTGGTGAAATGCCATATGTCTGCCAG gttTGCAATTATAGATCATCATCATTTTCTGATGTAGAAACTCATTTTAGAACATCCCATGAAAACACTAAGAACTTGCTATGCCCGTTTTGCCTCAAAGTTATTAAAATTGCAACACCATATATGCATCATTATATGAAGCATCAG aaaaaaggaatacATCGTTGTACAAAATGCAGGCTGCAGTTTTTGACATGCAAGGAGAAAATGGATCATAAGACTCAACACCATCGAACATTTATAAAACCTAAACAACTAGAAGGATTGCCTCCTGGAACAAAA gTTACTATTCGAGCTTCAGTTGGACCTCTGCAATCAGGAGCTTCACCTACACCTTCCATTAGTGCAAGTGCTTCTACCCTTCAGCTCTCACCTCCAAGGACTAAAAATATAACTGCTAAAAATCCTGCAAAATCTAATACAAGTAAACCTAATACAATCAAATCCAACGCAAGTAAACCTAATACAAGTAAGCCTAATGGAAGTAAATCTAAATACAAACCAAACATCTCTAATatgcaaaagaaacaaagcaCATTGGCTAGTAGCAATAAAAAAAGTAAAGTCAATACAGCATTGAGGAATTTAAG GTATCGTCGGGGCATTCACAAATGCATTGAGTGTTGTTCCGAAATAAAAGATTTTGCAAACCACTTTCCTACGTACGTCCACTGTAGTTTTTGCAGATACAACACTAGCTGTAGCAAAGCCTATGTAAATCATATGATGAG